A portion of the Oncorhynchus gorbuscha isolate QuinsamMale2020 ecotype Even-year linkage group LG19, OgorEven_v1.0, whole genome shotgun sequence genome contains these proteins:
- the LOC124004784 gene encoding alpha-2-macroglobulin-like, whose amino-acid sequence MVPSGLHVCRWIFFACFHWLCFCEETPRPVYMVTIPAVIQAGSEAKLCASLLQPNETLVMTISLIVDEQSKIILQESSDQEFHRCFQFQAPQVESDQVQNFKVEVRGETFLSTEERKVMIKPYSPMTFIQTDKPIYNPGQTVQFRVIALDTNFSPVNQLYNVVELEDIHQNRIGQWVNTSSSGNILQLSHPLNSEAPVGSYAIVVWIGDKKIYHHFKVEKYVLPKFEIKMNLTDEISIVQEEYKVEVCATYTYGQPVPGKAEVELCRPLRNDVLISMRFDVETQQGVPDYTAPCHKESIEMDQTGCASHVFNMSIFTKNAGEKILIDRFSFNTKVEEEGTGITRSEEKHIALSYVIGKLTFVDTPKIYEHGSIIEGKINVVHFNNTPISDMLIYLLEKKGWSSHLLQNLTTDSHGIASFSLNTTAMPKEDINFIVSNTPEAESTRYRVPYFNRGHHVLSLIQPTAPHSKTSSSLDIQKTEKPLACGEEVLITIQYAIVGETVPKGSVDVIYLALSRGEILQHGHMKVTVQQGSPVTEGEVTLKLAVVPEMTPLVQVLVYSMLPSEAIIAHSRNFPTEKCFRHKVFVEFAPSKAVPGEETTLQLSAQPGSLCGLSAVDKSVHIMEPGKRLDADKIFDLLPVKETTYIPYELEDPVSCLRVRPRRYVIPYPGGTTDRKNEPFQVFQNLGLKLATNLVIRVPSCLSYKGNEYHHSYVYYREDSDFIAVNRLVMSPVGLGAVPGAGFSAAPAPPPIQTVRTFFPETWIWDLVEVGESGTLDIPLTVPDTITTWETEAFCLAPGGFGLAPPVEITVFQPFFLELTLPYSIIRGEHFELKATVFNYLSKCIMVSVTPAPSLDYTLTPLNDVQYSSCLCANGRKTFSWTMAPSVLGVMNVSVSAEAVQSHTACDNEIVSVPERGRIDKVTKSLLVKAEGTEKTDTYNWLLCPTGETLTEEVELQLPKNVVDGSDRISLSVLGDILGRALKNLDGLLQMPYGCGEQNMALLAPNIYILEYLRNTEQLTPAIRDKANKFLTSGYQRQLNYKHFDGAYSTFGQGSGNTWLTAFVLRSFGKAQSFIYIDPEQMKESTSWLESQQGKHGCFVKLGKLFNNRMKGGVTDEVTLTAYITASMLELNMSVSDPVLYGSLSCLKNSTSDLSNTYTTALLAYTFTLAGDMETRAQLLQHLDTVAIRERGLLHWTQTSSETSASLAVEISSYVLLASLSASPLSTTDLGYASHIVRWLVRQQNAYGGFSSTQDTVVALQALALYSTRVFSREGTSTVTVQSPSGGQHLFNVNQNNKLLYQERALQDTEGKYTVEVKGSACASVQVALHYNIPTPTDSTTLSIQVKTEVDCNSNSLRPRVTLNLESQYSGKELTTNMIIVDLKMLSGFAPDPDSLERLRRSFQVDRVDTEDDHVLLYLTELPSLLPFKHTLDIIQELPVQNLKPAVVKIYDYYQPSDQAETEYVFPCK is encoded by the exons ATGGTTCCTTCTGGGCTTCACGTTTGTAGATGGATATTCTTTGCCTGCTTTCACTGGCTTTGTTTCTGTGAAGAAACTCCAAGACC GGTTTACATGGTAACCATTCCTGCAGTGATCCAGGCAGGCTCAGAGGCCAAGCTTTGTGCCAGTCTTCTGCAGCCCAACGAGACCCTGGTCATGACCATATCTCTGATTGTTGATGAGCAGAGCAAAATTATTCTCCAAGAGAGTTCTGACCAAGAGTTTCACCGCTGTTTCCAGTTTCAG GCCCCTCAGGTGGAGAGTGACCAAGTGCAAAACTTTAAGGTGGAGGTTCGAGGTGAAACGTTTCTATcgacagaggagagaaaggtcATGATCAAACCCTACAGTCCGATGACATTCATCCAAACGGATAAACCAATCTACAACCCAGGACAAACAG TGCAGTTTAGAGTGATCGCCTTGGATACCAATTTTAGCCCTGTCAATCAGCTG TACAATGTTGTGGAACTTGAG GATATTCATCAGAACAGGATTGGCCAGTGGGTCAATACATCATCTAGCGGCAACATTCTGCAGCTTTCTCACCCCCTGAACTCTGAAGCACCCGTAGGATCCTATGCGATTGTAGTGTGGATTGGTGATAAGAAAATATACCATCACTTCAAGGTAGAAAAATATG TTTTGCCAAAGTTTGAGATCAAAATGAACCTCACCGATGAGATCAGCATTGTTCAAGAGGAGTATAAAGTAGAAGTGTGTGCAAC ATACACGTATGGACAGCCTGTACCTGGAAAAGCAGAGGTAGAGTTGTGCCGACCTTTAAGGAACGATGTATTGATATCAATGAGATTTGATGTGGAAACTCAACAAGGAGTTCCTGATTATACAGCCCCCTGCCACAAAGAGTCAATAGAG ATGGACCAAACTGGCTGTGCTTCTCATGTCTTCAACATGTCCATTTTCACAAAGAATGCTGGAGAGAAAATTCTCATAGACAGGTTTAGTTTTAATAcaaaagtagaggaggaggggacag GTATTACACGGTCAGAGGAAAAACACATAGCGCTCTCCTATGTGATTGGAAAACTCACGTTTGTCGACACGCCCAAAATCTATGAGCATGGATCAATTATCGAGGGCAAG ATAAACGTTGTTCACTTCAacaacacacctatctctgacaTGTTAATCTACCTGTTGGAGAAGAAAGGCTGGTCCTCACATCTTCTCCAGAACCTAACCACGGACAGTCATGGTATTGCCAGTTTCTCCCTCAACACAACCGCTATGCCCAAAGAGGATATTAACTTCAta GTTAGCAACACACCAGAAGCAGAGAGCACTAGATACAGGGTCCCCTATTTCAACAGGGGGCACCACGTACTCTCACTGATCCAGCCCACTGCCCCTCACAGTAAAACATCCAGCTCTCTGGATATTCAGAAGACTGAGAAACCACTGGCATGTGGGGAGGAAGTTTTAATCACCATCCAGTATGCTATCGTAGGGGAGACCGTCCCAAAGGGCTCCGTGGATGTCATCTACCTG GCCTTATCCAGAGGGGAGATACTTCAGCATGGACATATGAAGGTTACTGTACAGCAGGGGAGTCCTG TAACTGAGGGTGAAGTCACCTTGAAGTTGGCTGTGGTTCCAGAGATGACGCCGTTGGTACAGGTCCTGGTGTACAGTATGCTACCCAGCGAGGCTATAATCGCCCACAGCAGGAACTTCCCCACTGAGAAATGCTTCAGACacaag GTGTTTGTGGAGTTCGCACCCTCAAAAGCAGTCCCAGGGGAGGAGACCACCCTGCAGCTCTCCGCCCAGCCCGGCTCCCTCTGTGGCCTCAGTGCTGTGGACAAGAGTGTTCACATCATGGAACCAGGGAAGAGGCTGGATGCTGACAAG ATATTTGATTTGTTACCAGTCAAGGAGACAACATACATTCCCTACGAGCTTGAAGATCCAGTGTCATGTTTACGTGTAAGACCAAGGAGATATGTAATACCATACCCAGGTGGAACAACTGACAGAAAAAATGAACCTTTTCAAGTTTTTCAG AACCTAGGACTGAAGCTGGCAACTAACTTGGTTATAAGAGTACCTTCCTGCCTAAGTTACAAGGGGAATGAGTACCATCACTCCTATG TATACTACAGAGAAGACTCCGACTTTATAGCCGTGAACAGACTTGTAATGAGTCCAGTTGGACTTGGTGCAGTACCCGGTGCCGGATTTAGTGCCGCTCCAGCTCCACCACCCATACAGACAGTCCGTACGTTCTTCCCCGAGACATGGATATGGGATCTTGTGGAAGTTGG GGAATCTGGAACACTAGACATTCCCCTTACAGTCCCAGACACCATCACCACCTGGGAGACAGAGGCATTCTGCCTGGCCCCTGGCGGCTTCGGTCTGGCTCCTCCCGTGGAGATCACTGTCTTCCAGCCTTTCTTCCTAGAGCTCACCCTGCCCTACTCCATCATCCGTGGAGAGCATTTTGAgctgaaggccactgtgttcaacTACCTGTCCAAATGCATCATG GTTTCTGTGACTCCGGCTCCTTCCTTAGACTACACTCTCACACCCCTGAATGATGTCCAGTATTCATCATGCTTGTGTGCCAATGGACGAAAGACCTTCAGTTGGACAATGGCACCCTCTGTCCTGG GGGTTATGAATGTGTCCGTTAGTGCAGAGGCTGTCCAGTCCCACACTGCATGTGACAATGAGATTGTGAGCGTACCAGAGAGAGGACGCATCGACAAAGTTACAAAGAGCCTGCTAGTGAAG gcagagggaacagagaagacCGACACCTACAACTGGTTGCTGTGTCCAACTG GAGAAACTCTGACAGAGGAGGTGGAACTGCAACTCCCCAAGAATGTGGTAGATGGGTCTGATCGAATTTCTCTCTCAGTCCTGG GGGACATCCTGGGTCGGGCCCTCAAGAACCTGGATGGACTGCTGCAGATGCCGTATGGGTGTGGAGAGCAGAATATGGCCCTCCTCGCCCCCAATATCTACATACTCGAGTACCTGAGGAACACAGAGCAGCTCACTCCAGCAATTCGAGACAAGGCTAACAAGTTCCTCACTAGCG GTTACCAAAGGCAGCTGAACTACAAGCATTTTGATGGTGCATACAGCACATTTGGACAAGGCTCGGGGAATACTTG GCTGACTGCTTTTGTCTTGCGATCCTTTGGCAAAGCACAGTCCTTCATTTATATTGACCCGGAGCAAATGAAAGAGTCCACGAGTTGGTTGGAAAGTCAGCAAGGCAAACATGGGTGTTTTGTCAAATTGGGGAAACTCTTTAATAACAGAATGAAG GGTGGGGTGACAGATGAAGTCACACTGACGGCCTACATCACTGCTTCAATGCTGGAGCTCAACATGTCAGTGTCG GATCCTGTTTTGTATGGCAGTTTGTCTTGCCTGAAGAACTCCACCAGTGATTTGTCCAACACCTACACTACTGCTCTGCTGGCCTACACCTTTACCCTGGCAGGGGACATGGAGACCCGGGCCCAGCTTCTGCAGCACCTGGACACGGTTGCAATACGAGAGA GGGGTCTCCTGCACTGGACTCAGACCTCCTCAGAGACCTCAGCCTCCCTGGCAGTGGAGATCAGCTCCTACGTGCTGCTGGCTTCCCTCAGTGCCTCCCCTCTGTCTACCACTGACCTGGGCTATGCCTCCCACATCGTCAGGTGGCTGGTGAGACAGCAGAACGCCTACGGAGGCTTCTCTTCCACACAG GACACAGTGGTGGCCCTCCAGGCCCTAGCTCTCTACTCCACCAGGGTGTTCAGTAGAGAGGGCACCAGCACAGTGACAGTACAGTCTCCCAGTGGGGGACAGCACCTCTTCAATGTGAACCAAAACAACAAGCTTCTCTACCAGGAGAGGGCGCTGCAGGACACAGAAGGGAAGTACACGGTGGAAGTGAAGGGCAGTGCTTGTGCCTCAGTGCAG GTGGCGCTCCACTACAACATCCCTACTCCTACTGACAGCACAACGCTCAGCATCCAGGTGAAGACAGAGGTGGACTGCAACAGCAACTCTTTGAGACCCAGAGTCACGCTGAACCTCGAGTCTCA ATATTCTGGAAAGGAGCTGACCACCAATATGATTATTGTGGATTTGAAAATGCTGTCTGGATTTGCTCCAGACCCAGACTCTTTGGAGAGG CTGAGGAGGTCATTTCAAGTGGATCGTGTTGATACTGAAGATGACCATGTGTTATTGTACTTGACAGAG
- the LOC124004893 gene encoding alpha-2-macroglobulin yields the protein MVTIPAVIQAGSEAKLCASLLQPNETLVMTISLIVDEQSKILLQESSDQEFRRCFQFQAPQVESDQVQNFKVEVRGETFLSTEERKVMIKPYSPMTFIQTDKPIYNPGQTVQFRVITLDSSFSLVNQLIFGNMRVIH from the exons ATGGTAACCATTCCTGCAGTGATCCAGGCAGGCTCAGAGGCCAAGCTTTGTGCCAGTCTTCTGCAGCCCAACGAGACCCTGGTCATGACCATATCTCTGATTGTTGATGAGCAGAGCAAAATTCTTCTCCAAGAGAGTTCTGACCAAGAGTTTCGCCGCTGCTTCCAGTTTCAG GCCCCTCAGGTGGAGAGTGACCAAGTGCAAAACTTTAAGGTGGAGGTTCGAGGTGAAACGTTTCTATcgacagaggagagaaaggtcATGATCAAACCCTACAGTCCGATGACATTCATCCAAACGGATAAACCAATCTACAACCCAGGACAAACAG TGCAGTTTAGAGTGATCACCTTGGATTCCAGTTTTAGCCTTGTCAATCAGCTG ATTTTTGGGAATATGAGAGTTATTCATTAA